The nucleotide window CGCCGCGCCCAATGCGAGCTTCACGGTGCGGAAGATCCAGGGCGCGACTTGCCTCGCGCCTTGTGCGGTGCACTTCGACGCGATCGGCCAGGGCTCGCTCTCGACCACTCCGTACGTGACGGCCGAGACGACCGACCCCGATTTCAGCCGCCCCTTCCACTCACTGCATTTCCAGTGGGACTTCGGCGACCCGGGCAGCGGCGAATGGACCACGGGCGCGGCCGCGGCGTCCGCGACGCGCGCATCGAAGAACAGCGACGTCGGCGCGATTGCCGGGCACGTCTACGAGAACCCCGGCACCTACACCGTCACGCTCACGGTCAAGAACCCGAACGGGCAGACCAGCACCGCGACCCAGTCCGTGGTGATCGGAGACCGGACCACCTACTTCAGCGCCGCGGACACGTTCTGCTTCGCGAATGACAACAACAACTGGGCGGGCTGTCCGCTGAACTGTGCCATCGACGACAACTGCACCGTGACGACGAGCCTGCAGATGGCGCTCGGCTCCGGCGACAACTGCTCTGGCAGCGACGACTGCGCCGCGGCCAACACGCGACAGCGCCGCATCCTGCTGCGCCGCGGTGACCGCTTCGAGCTGACCAACGTGATCCGGATGTTCGAGGGCGCCACGCCCGGCTTCGTCGAGGCGTTCGGCAGGAGCGCGCGGCCGATCCTCGACCTGAACTCGGGTCAGCTCGAGTCGGGCGATCGCTGGACCTACATGGATCTCGCCTATCGAGACTGCGGCCTCTCCTGCATGTTCTTGACCCTGAACAACGACCACACCACGTACTTCCGGGTCGACGCGAGCGACTACGCGAACGCCTGCTTCGACGAGTCGAACTTCTGGCCGACCGAGACGTGGGACCGCTACCCGGTGCTGCACGCCTTCGTCGAGATGGACTGCACCGGCAATACGGCCACCGGTTACGGCTCCTGGCCCAGCGCGGACTACGCGCTTTGGCTGGGCGGGACCTTCGACCACGACCCGCGAGGCATCGGAACCGCGTCCTCGGTCCGCACCCGGCACACGCAGCACTATCTCTTCTCGCACATCACGTTCCTGAACGCGACGAGCGGAAACAATCATCTCCAGCTGCGGCAGGACGACGGCGACAACACGCGGTGGCCGGCTGCGGCCACCGGGTCGGCGGCGCAGATGGCCGGACGGTTCACGATCGTGAGCGACAACTTCTTCGCGGAGAGCGCAGCCAACACGTTCTACACGACGCGCACCTGCGTGGACAACGGCTGCAACTGCGGTGAGCCGAGCGGCTGCGTGGCGGCGCTCTCGGGGAACATCACGCCGGTCTACGACTTCGTCTTCGAGCGGAACTTCTACTCCTGGCCCTACGACACCGCCTCGCCCAAGCTCGCGGTCTACGAGCTGCAAGGCGGGGGCATGACGATCCGAAACAACGTGTTCGAC belongs to Deltaproteobacteria bacterium and includes:
- a CDS encoding PKD domain-containing protein, with the translated sequence MKPTILIPIFLLSLAAGAAHAAPNASFTVRKIQGATCLAPCAVHFDAIGQGSLSTTPYVTAETTDPDFSRPFHSLHFQWDFGDPGSGEWTTGAAAASATRASKNSDVGAIAGHVYENPGTYTVTLTVKNPNGQTSTATQSVVIGDRTTYFSAADTFCFANDNNNWAGCPLNCAIDDNCTVTTSLQMALGSGDNCSGSDDCAAANTRQRRILLRRGDRFELTNVIRMFEGATPGFVEAFGRSARPILDLNSGQLESGDRWTYMDLAYRDCGLSCMFLTLNNDHTTYFRVDASDYANACFDESNFWPTETWDRYPVLHAFVEMDCTGNTATGYGSWPSADYALWLGGTFDHDPRGIGTASSVRTRHTQHYLFSHITFLNATSGNNHLQLRQDDGDNTRWPAAATGSAAQMAGRFTIVSDNFFAESAANTFYTTRTCVDNGCNCGEPSGCVAALSGNITPVYDFVFERNFYSWPYDTASPKLAVYELQGGGMTIRNNVFDLQSAFTGGFSLVQVTGSPTAALSGSTPTGNVHVYNNTLYFNQALSNPFTFAGIRGTGTGCPQNCFSRNNLLVAPNFTGTVGNSGSFTASNNLLVRTPNPFAATVPVRGSTRISSFMLGSGSAGPVDTGYSFSPSTNRDVWVHEDAFGGCRGAGGTGPWDVGASEFGAPRCNQSSGGSSALLPPTLLAPR